CGGGCTAGCGCGGGCGAAGGTGCGGTCATTGTTGCCATATCAGTCTCCTGATATGATATCAGGAGACTGATATGGTTTCTTTAAATTCTAACGGGACGAAGAGACAAGCTGAAAGGCGGCGAGCTGCGCAGATGATGAAGCGCATCCTGGTCCACTTCCGCAGCCAGATGGATGAGGCGCTGCGCCCCCAGGGCGTGACGACAGCTCAGTTACACATACTGAAGACGATTCGGGAGGAGCCAGGGGTGTCGGGCGCTCAGTTGGCGCGGTTGTGCTATGTGACGCCGCAGTCGGCTCAGTCAATGTTGACGGGGCTTGAGAGAGGCGGGTGGATCGTACGGAATAAAGGGCGGGAGAATGATCGGATTCTTGCGGCGCGACTGACTGCTGAGGGGGAAGAGCTGCTTCAGACGGCGGAGAAGATGGTGAAGGTGATCGAAGGGAAGTTGTGGCGGGGGGTGGCGGAAGGTTCAATTGAGGCTTTGAATGGAGTGCTGGAGCAGTGCCTTGCGAATCTTGGGCCGGAGGATGTTCGCTAGCG
This Tunturibacter gelidoferens DNA region includes the following protein-coding sequences:
- a CDS encoding MarR family winged helix-turn-helix transcriptional regulator: MVSLNSNGTKRQAERRRAAQMMKRILVHFRSQMDEALRPQGVTTAQLHILKTIREEPGVSGAQLARLCYVTPQSAQSMLTGLERGGWIVRNKGRENDRILAARLTAEGEELLQTAEKMVKVIEGKLWRGVAEGSIEALNGVLEQCLANLGPEDVR